The Serratia rhizosphaerae genome has a segment encoding these proteins:
- the asnS gene encoding asparagine--tRNA ligase: MSVVPVCDVLQGRAAVDSEVTVRGWVRTRRDSKAGISFLAVYDGSCFNPLQAVVNNSLPNYQDEVLHLTTGCSVEVTGKVVASPGEGQSFELQATEIKVVGWVDDPDTYPMAAKRHSIEYLRDVAHLRPRTNLIGAVARVRHTLAQAIHRFFHENGYFWVSTPLITASDTEGAGEMFRVSTLDLENLPRDDKGAIDFSEDFFGKEAFLTVSGQLNGETYACALSKVYTFGPTFRAENSNTSRHLAEFWMIEPEVAFATLDDSAALAESMLKYVFQAVLDERADDMQFFAERVDKDAVERLKRFVSSDFAQVDYTDAIDILLASGQTFENPVSWGIDLSSEHERYLAEKHFKAPVVVKNYPKDIKAFYMRMNDDGKTVAAMDVLAPGIGEIIGGSQREERLDVLDQRLAEMGLNKEDYWWYRDLRRYGTVPHSGFGLGFERLIAYVTGVQNVRDVIPFPRTPRNASF; this comes from the coding sequence ATGAGCGTAGTGCCTGTATGCGACGTGCTGCAAGGGCGTGCTGCGGTTGACAGTGAAGTCACCGTGCGCGGCTGGGTGCGTACCCGAAGAGATTCTAAAGCCGGTATCTCCTTCCTCGCCGTTTATGACGGCTCCTGCTTTAATCCGTTACAGGCCGTCGTTAATAATTCTCTGCCGAATTATCAGGATGAAGTGCTGCACCTGACCACCGGCTGCTCGGTTGAAGTGACCGGCAAGGTCGTCGCCTCGCCTGGCGAAGGCCAAAGCTTTGAGCTGCAGGCGACTGAAATCAAGGTGGTCGGCTGGGTCGACGATCCGGATACCTATCCGATGGCCGCCAAACGTCACAGCATTGAATACCTGCGTGACGTGGCGCATCTGCGTCCGCGCACCAACCTGATCGGCGCCGTGGCGCGCGTACGCCATACGCTGGCGCAGGCGATCCACCGTTTCTTCCATGAAAACGGTTACTTCTGGGTTTCCACCCCGCTGATCACCGCCTCCGATACCGAAGGCGCCGGCGAAATGTTCCGCGTATCCACGTTAGATCTCGAGAACCTGCCGCGCGACGATAAAGGCGCGATCGACTTCAGTGAAGACTTCTTCGGTAAGGAAGCATTCCTGACCGTTTCCGGCCAGTTGAACGGTGAAACTTACGCCTGTGCGTTATCAAAAGTTTACACCTTCGGTCCGACATTCCGTGCAGAAAACTCCAACACCAGCCGCCACCTGGCTGAGTTCTGGATGATTGAGCCGGAAGTCGCCTTCGCGACGCTGGATGATTCCGCAGCGCTGGCCGAAAGCATGCTGAAATATGTGTTCCAGGCGGTCTTGGACGAGCGTGCCGACGATATGCAGTTCTTTGCCGAGCGCGTAGACAAAGATGCCGTTGAACGTCTGAAACGCTTTGTATCTTCCGATTTCGCCCAGGTGGACTATACCGACGCCATCGATATCCTGCTGGCTTCCGGTCAGACCTTCGAAAACCCGGTGTCCTGGGGGATCGATCTGTCTTCCGAGCATGAGCGCTATCTGGCAGAGAAACACTTTAAAGCGCCAGTGGTCGTCAAGAACTATCCGAAAGATATCAAGGCGTTCTATATGCGCATGAACGACGACGGCAAAACCGTCGCTGCCATGGACGTACTGGCGCCGGGCATCGGCGAAATTATCGGTGGTTCCCAGCGTGAAGAACGTCTGGACGTGCTGGACCAGCGCCTGGCTGAAATGGGGCTGAATAAAGAAGACTACTGGTGGTACCGCGACCTGCGTCGTTACGGCACCGTGCCGCACTCCGGCTTCGGTTTGGGGTTTGAGCGTTTAATCGCCTATGTGACCGGTGTGCAAAACGTACGTGATGTGATTCCGTTCCCGCGTACCCCACGTAACGCAAGCTTTTAA
- the ompF gene encoding porin OmpF encodes MMKRNILAVVIPALLAAGAANAAEIYNKDGNKLDLYGKVNGLHYFSDSKSDDGDQSYVRFGFKGETQINDQLTGYGQWEYNIQANNSEGGSDAQNGNKTRLGFAGLKFAEYGSLDYGRNYGIVYDPMGWTDMLPEFGGDSAGSDNFMVGRSTGLLTYRNNDFFGLVDGLNFGLQYQGKNERNDDIKRSNGDGWGISTTYELPVGVGFSAAYASSDRTDKQSQAGYGRGEGRAEQWAAAVKYDANNVYLAAMYGETRNATYIKNSKVGSTTYGTEGFANKAQNFELVAQYQFDFGLRPSLAYVQSKGKDIDGVGDADLIKYVDVGATYYFNKNMSTYVDYKINQLNDNNPLGLNTDDIVAVGLVYQF; translated from the coding sequence ATGATGAAGCGCAACATTCTTGCAGTGGTAATTCCTGCGCTGCTGGCTGCTGGTGCAGCAAACGCAGCGGAAATCTATAATAAAGACGGTAACAAGCTGGATCTGTACGGTAAAGTTAACGGCCTGCACTACTTCTCTGATAGCAAAAGCGATGATGGCGACCAGTCTTATGTTCGTTTCGGCTTCAAAGGTGAAACCCAAATCAATGACCAACTGACCGGTTACGGCCAGTGGGAATACAATATTCAAGCCAACAACAGCGAAGGCGGCAGCGACGCGCAAAACGGCAACAAGACCCGTCTGGGCTTTGCCGGTCTGAAATTCGCCGAGTATGGCTCCCTGGACTACGGCCGTAACTACGGCATCGTTTACGACCCAATGGGTTGGACCGATATGCTGCCTGAATTCGGCGGCGACTCTGCCGGCAGCGACAACTTTATGGTTGGCCGTTCTACCGGTCTGCTGACTTACCGTAACAACGACTTCTTTGGTCTGGTTGACGGCCTGAACTTCGGCCTGCAGTACCAGGGCAAAAACGAGCGTAATGATGATATCAAACGTTCCAACGGCGACGGTTGGGGTATCTCCACCACTTACGAACTGCCGGTTGGCGTAGGCTTCTCCGCCGCCTATGCGTCTTCTGACCGTACCGACAAGCAAAGCCAGGCTGGTTACGGCCGTGGCGAAGGCCGCGCCGAGCAGTGGGCAGCCGCAGTGAAATACGACGCCAACAACGTTTACCTGGCGGCGATGTACGGTGAAACCCGTAATGCGACCTATATCAAAAACTCTAAAGTCGGCAGCACTACTTACGGTACCGAAGGTTTTGCCAACAAAGCGCAAAACTTCGAACTGGTTGCTCAGTACCAGTTCGACTTCGGTCTGCGCCCGTCTCTCGCCTACGTACAGTCTAAAGGCAAGGACATCGATGGCGTCGGCGATGCTGACCTGATCAAATACGTTGATGTTGGTGCGACTTACTACTTCAACAAAAACATGTCCACCTACGTTGATTACAAAATCAACCAGCTGAACGACAACAACCCACTGGGCCTTAACACCGACGACATCGTTGCCGTTGGTCTGGTTTACCAGTTCTAA
- a CDS encoding amino acid aminotransferase has translation MFEKIAAAPADPILGLTDIFRADARPNKINLGIGVYKDETGKTPVLTSVKKAEQYLLENETTKNYLGIEGIPEFASCTQELLFGKNSPIITDKRARTAQTPGGTGALRVAADFIANQTDAKRVWVSNPSWPNHKNVFSAAGLEVLEYNYYDAANHALDFDGLLNSLQQAQAGDVIVFHGCCHNPTGIDPTPEQWSQLAELSVSKGWLPLFDFAYQGFAKGLEEDAQGLRIFAAKHQELIVASSYSKNFGLYNERVGACTVVAADAETADRAFSQVKAAIRANYSNPPSHGAAIVATILSNDALRAIWEQELADMRQRIHRMRQLFVNTLQEKGAQQDFSFIINQNGMFSFSGLTKDQVLRLREEFGVYAVNSGRVNVAGMTPDNMAPLCEAIVAVL, from the coding sequence ATGTTTGAGAAAATCGCTGCAGCACCTGCCGATCCGATTCTGGGTCTGACCGACATTTTCCGCGCGGACGCCCGTCCGAACAAAATCAACCTGGGTATCGGCGTCTATAAAGACGAAACCGGCAAAACGCCGGTGCTGACCAGTGTGAAAAAAGCGGAGCAATACCTGCTGGAAAATGAGACCACCAAAAACTACCTCGGCATTGAGGGGATCCCTGAGTTTGCCAGCTGCACCCAAGAGCTGCTGTTCGGCAAAAACAGCCCTATCATTACCGACAAGCGTGCACGCACCGCGCAAACGCCTGGTGGTACCGGTGCCCTGCGCGTAGCGGCCGACTTTATCGCCAATCAAACCGACGCCAAACGCGTGTGGGTCAGCAACCCAAGCTGGCCAAACCATAAGAACGTCTTCTCCGCCGCCGGTCTGGAAGTGTTGGAATACAACTACTATGATGCCGCCAACCACGCGCTGGACTTTGACGGATTGCTGAACAGCCTGCAACAGGCGCAGGCCGGCGATGTGATCGTGTTCCACGGCTGCTGCCACAACCCGACCGGCATCGACCCGACGCCGGAGCAGTGGAGCCAACTGGCTGAGCTGTCGGTAAGCAAAGGCTGGCTGCCGCTGTTTGACTTCGCCTACCAGGGCTTTGCCAAAGGTCTGGAAGAAGATGCGCAGGGCCTGCGTATTTTTGCCGCCAAGCATCAGGAACTGATCGTCGCCAGCTCCTACTCGAAAAACTTCGGCCTGTACAATGAGCGCGTAGGCGCCTGCACCGTGGTCGCAGCCGATGCCGAAACCGCGGATCGCGCCTTCAGTCAGGTTAAAGCGGCGATCCGCGCCAATTACTCCAACCCGCCATCACACGGTGCGGCGATCGTTGCCACTATTCTGAGCAACGACGCGCTGCGTGCGATCTGGGAGCAAGAGCTGGCCGATATGCGTCAGCGTATCCACCGCATGCGTCAGCTGTTTGTGAATACCCTGCAGGAAAAAGGCGCGCAGCAGGACTTCAGCTTTATCATTAACCAAAACGGCATGTTCTCGTTCAGTGGCCTGACCAAAGATCAGGTACTGCGCCTGCGCGAAGAGTTTGGCGTTTATGCGGTGAACTCTGGTCGCGTTAACGTCGCGGGCATGACGCCGGATAACATGGCGCCGCTGTGCGAAGCCATCGTCGCCGTGCTGTAA
- a CDS encoding MBL fold metallo-hydrolase — MKYQIIPVTAFSQNCTLIWCEHTGQAALVDPGGEAEKLKAAVQDAGVQLTKILLTHGHLDHVGAAAELAEHYQVPIIGPDKEDAFWLDGLPAQSRMFGLEECAPLTPTQWLAEGDSVQLGDMTLNVLHCPGHTPGHIVFINDKARLALVGDVLFNGGVGRSDFPRGDHQALIASIRNKLLPLGDDMDFIPGHGPMSTFGHERQTNPFLREQPEAW, encoded by the coding sequence ATGAAATACCAAATTATCCCTGTCACGGCGTTTAGCCAAAATTGTACGCTGATCTGGTGTGAGCATACGGGGCAGGCCGCGCTGGTGGATCCCGGCGGTGAGGCGGAAAAGTTGAAGGCGGCGGTGCAGGATGCCGGCGTGCAGCTGACGAAGATTTTATTGACGCACGGACATCTCGATCATGTCGGTGCGGCGGCGGAGCTGGCGGAACATTATCAGGTGCCGATTATCGGGCCGGACAAAGAGGATGCGTTCTGGCTTGACGGCCTGCCGGCACAAAGCCGGATGTTCGGGCTGGAAGAGTGCGCGCCGTTAACGCCGACCCAGTGGCTGGCCGAAGGCGACAGCGTGCAGCTGGGCGATATGACGCTGAATGTGCTGCACTGCCCGGGACATACGCCGGGGCACATTGTGTTTATCAATGATAAGGCGCGGCTGGCGTTGGTCGGCGACGTATTATTCAACGGTGGCGTGGGGCGCAGCGATTTCCCACGCGGCGACCATCAGGCGCTGATTGCCTCTATCCGCAATAAACTGTTGCCGCTGGGGGATGATATGGACTTTATTCCGGGGCATGGGCCGATGTCGACCTTCGGCCATGAACGGCAGACCAATCCGTTTTTGCGTGAGCAGCCAGAGGCGTGGTAA
- a CDS encoding YcbK family protein: protein MDKIDLHRRKWLALGGAAMGMALLPGQAFASLSTSRPRILVVNNLHTGESLKAEFFDGKNYNKEELVRLNHLFRDFRANKVKSIDPQLFDHLYRLQGMLGTTKPVQLISGYRSLGTNNELRARSRGVAKHSYHTKGQAMDFHIEGIQLSNIRKAALKMRAGGVGYYPRSNFVHIDTGPVRTW, encoded by the coding sequence ATGGACAAAATTGATCTTCACCGCCGTAAATGGCTGGCGTTGGGTGGCGCCGCGATGGGCATGGCTTTACTTCCGGGTCAAGCATTTGCCAGCCTTTCTACTTCTCGCCCTCGTATTCTTGTAGTAAATAATCTGCATACAGGCGAATCACTTAAAGCCGAATTCTTTGACGGTAAAAATTATAATAAAGAAGAATTGGTGCGTTTAAATCATTTGTTCCGCGATTTCCGCGCGAATAAAGTGAAATCGATCGATCCGCAGTTGTTTGATCATCTTTATCGTCTGCAGGGGATGTTGGGCACTACTAAGCCGGTGCAGCTGATTTCCGGCTACCGTTCCCTGGGGACGAACAACGAACTGCGCGCGCGCAGCCGCGGCGTTGCCAAACATAGCTACCACACCAAAGGCCAGGCGATGGATTTCCATATCGAAGGCATTCAGCTGAGCAATATCCGCAAGGCAGCGTTAAAAATGCGTGCTGGTGGCGTAGGTTATTATCCGCGTAGCAATTTCGTTCACATCGATACCGGGCCGGTGCGTACCTGGTAA
- the ldtD gene encoding L,D-transpeptidase: MLLKESNRVRRLALSCAIACGLAASLPAWATTSGLSTGSSATTVAQSRAELMSALPRGVTPHYLAALAPLYAANRMQPMWQDRETVQQFQQQLAELAISGIQPQFNQWVKQLTDPAISDMGRDIVLSDAMLGYLQFISSIGANGNNWLYSNIPYKLATPPTTVINQWQLAVRQSKTLPYIESLAPQHPQYAKMHQALRDLLTDSRPWPHLASGPTLRPGQTSSDIPALREILQRTGMLSATDGNIAQSQELSMVNSTAPVVDDDQSVDEEKLRENRAAAVTSEEGGMLQSAASGDSLYSDDLVEGVKRFQKWQGLSADGLIGVRTREWLNVSPQTRAALLALNIQRLRILPGRVNNGIMVNIPNYSLVYYRDGSEVLSSRVIVGRPSRKTPLMSSALNNVVVNPPWNVPTTLVREDIVPKAMRDINYFQKHGYTLLSGWSNDAQVIDPSTIDWSSISARNFPYRIRQAPGATNSLGRYKFNMPSSDAIYLHDTPNHSLFKKDIRALSSGCVRVNKASVLANMLLQDAGWNDSRVSSTLKQGNTTFVNVRGRIPVKLYYLTAWVADDGQPQFRTDIYNYDNTVRSGAQILAQAEKLL, translated from the coding sequence ATGTTGCTTAAAGAAAGTAACAGGGTTCGACGTCTGGCGCTGAGCTGCGCTATCGCATGTGGTCTTGCCGCGTCGTTACCTGCATGGGCAACGACGTCCGGATTGTCCACTGGCTCCTCAGCCACGACGGTGGCGCAAAGCCGTGCAGAGCTGATGTCGGCGCTGCCGCGTGGTGTTACGCCGCACTACCTTGCCGCGCTGGCCCCGCTGTACGCGGCCAACCGGATGCAGCCGATGTGGCAGGACCGTGAAACGGTGCAGCAGTTCCAGCAGCAACTGGCCGAGCTGGCGATTTCCGGCATTCAGCCGCAGTTTAATCAATGGGTGAAGCAGCTGACCGATCCGGCGATCAGCGACATGGGGCGTGATATCGTGCTGTCGGATGCGATGCTTGGCTACCTGCAGTTTATTTCTTCTATCGGCGCCAATGGCAATAATTGGTTATACAGCAATATTCCTTATAAGTTGGCGACGCCGCCGACAACCGTAATTAACCAGTGGCAGCTGGCGGTACGTCAGAGTAAAACGTTGCCCTATATTGAATCGCTGGCGCCGCAGCACCCGCAATACGCGAAGATGCATCAGGCGCTGCGCGACCTGTTGACCGACAGCCGTCCTTGGCCGCATCTGGCCAGCGGCCCGACGCTGCGTCCAGGGCAAACCAGCAGCGACATCCCCGCGCTGCGTGAAATTCTGCAGCGCACCGGCATGTTGTCCGCAACTGACGGCAACATAGCGCAGAGTCAGGAGCTGTCGATGGTGAATAGCACCGCGCCGGTGGTGGATGATGACCAGTCGGTTGATGAAGAAAAGCTGCGCGAGAACCGTGCTGCGGCGGTGACCTCGGAGGAAGGCGGCATGCTGCAGTCCGCTGCCAGCGGCGACAGCCTGTACAGCGACGATCTGGTTGAAGGCGTCAAACGCTTCCAGAAATGGCAGGGGCTGAGTGCGGACGGCCTGATCGGCGTGCGTACGCGTGAATGGCTGAATGTGTCGCCGCAGACTCGCGCCGCACTGCTGGCGCTGAATATTCAGCGCTTGCGTATTCTGCCGGGGCGGGTGAACAACGGTATTATGGTCAATATTCCCAACTACTCGCTGGTTTATTATCGTGACGGTAGTGAAGTTCTTTCGTCGCGGGTGATTGTCGGCCGCCCAAGCCGTAAAACCCCGTTGATGAGCAGCGCGCTGAATAACGTGGTGGTCAACCCGCCGTGGAATGTGCCGACGACTCTGGTGCGTGAAGATATTGTGCCGAAGGCGATGCGTGATATTAATTACTTCCAGAAACACGGTTATACGCTGCTGTCCGGCTGGAGCAACGATGCGCAGGTGATTGATCCGTCAACGATTGACTGGAGCTCGATCTCCGCCCGCAATTTCCCGTATCGTATTCGTCAGGCGCCGGGCGCCACTAACTCGCTGGGGCGTTACAAATTTAATATGCCAAGTTCGGATGCTATTTATCTGCATGATACGCCGAACCATAGCCTGTTTAAAAAAGATATTCGCGCGCTCAGTTCCGGTTGCGTACGAGTAAATAAAGCGTCCGTATTAGCCAATATGCTGTTGCAGGATGCCGGTTGGAATGACAGCCGTGTTTCCTCCACGTTGAAGCAGGGGAATACCACTTTCGTAAATGTACGTGGGCGTATTCCGGTTAAATTGTATTATTTAACCGCGTGGGTTGCCGATGACGGACAGCCACAATTCCGTACAGATATTTACAATTACGATAATACGGTGCGATCGGGCGCACAAATTTTGGCCCAGGCGGAAAAATTGCTGTAA